A DNA window from Trypanosoma brucei brucei TREU927 chromosome 11 chr11_scaffold01 genomic scaffold, whole genome shotgun sequence contains the following coding sequences:
- a CDS encoding transcription elongation factor, putative, producing the protein MGKDSNDGKIGVKRFREESKTALGAPTSPPVTPNCINNTSVTVRNIEGRQGDTRLTKWKTLLCKALMQGRKEEDEGRVADMALRIVKAIPGGRSESADTFRMLLVHLGDAKNRELRESIIEEKFSVEVLVRMKERDLLNPEERERQEAAFLARSRDTDLTEIRKATSTTSTLFPCPSCKAKNCTWTQKQTRSADEPMTIFCICNICEHKWRRY; encoded by the coding sequence ATGGGTAAGGATTCCAATGATGGGAAAATAGGCGTAAAGCGCTTCAGAGAGGAGTCCAAAACGGCTTTGGGGGCACCCACATCGCCTCCGGTGACACCCAATTGTATAAATAACACATCTGTCACAGTGAGAAATATTGAGGGAAGACAAGGGGACACCCGCTTAACAAAGTGGAAAACGCTGTTATGCAAAGCACTCATGCAAGGacggaaagaagaggatgaggGACGTGTTGCGGATATGGCGTTGCGTATTGTAAAGGCTATTCCGGGCGGGCGCTCAGAGTCCGCTGACACATTCCGTATGTTGTTAGTTCATTTGGGTGATGCTAAAAATAGGGAACTTCGAGAGAGTATTATTGAAGAAAAGTTTAGTGTGGAGGTTTTGGTGCGTATGAAAGAGAGGGATTTGTTGAATCCCGAAGAGCGTGAGCGCCAGGAAGCGGCCTTCTTGGCACGTAGCAGGGATACGGATCTAACAGAAATACGGAAAGCGACGTCCACCACTTCTACCCTCTTTCCTTGTCCATCTTGTAAGGCCAAGAACTGTACTTGGACACAAAAACAGACACGATCAGCCGACGAACCGATGACTATATTTTGTATCTGTAATATCTGTGAGCACAAATGGCGTCGCTATTAG
- a CDS encoding ATP-dependent DEAD/H RNA helicase, putative encodes MSGSPSDVVRKAWSDIALDSRLVEAIKKLKWKAPTPVQSACIPLAMKGRDLAIQSQTGTGKTGAFLIPVIQRIITENERACGRRNAQNPVALILLPSEELCKQTVEVANALTRYVKPRIIVNDLTSRVSTANALRLTAAPILVSTAASLGKLCRNGSVTSDDMKPLRCVVIDEADLIMSIAEGSLRAVQSVLPTSAQTILASATLTDGVAQIKGQLLHNPITVSLKPDDGEKEPTGCEGPVGAEDVVLESRVTVRGGAAAAGTLRHYYLVSTDECHHHTLLYALYRLGHIKGKTLVFVNSEDTTYKLHNFLAQLGINALVYDSNLPMNVRVDALRRFQTGKVGTLVCTDGTLESLDRMRGATDGDEETTTSTPRSNSRGKRKSLAAGGDEGGSALHRGIDFSDVSNVILFDGVTNATTSDFSRYTHRVGRAGRGNKDGVAITFLTLHQARKVKQQLRDYLGGTFQSFAPFKQLDRHAASRLQYRVDNVLASITRSSTRRQRVAAVAAELTRSAHLMSHMGDKDSGVLKRILSRSKGDTKCDQTVVDVPEYMRIKGADSAESYRRRVRAPKKHTTAVAKRSAQKRSRDPLGSLTSSLKRRKL; translated from the coding sequence ATGAGTGGGTCACCGAGTGACGTTGTACGCAAGGCGTGGTCGGATATAGCGTTAGATAGCCGATTGGTGGAGGCTATTAAGAAACTGAAGTGGAAGGCCCCTACCCCAGTGCAGAGCGCATGTATTCCGTTGGCGATGAAGGGGAGAGATTTGGCGATTCAGTCACAGACAGGTACCGGTAAAACTGGGGCCTTTCTCATTCCAGTAATACAGCGCATTATTACCGAGAATGAACGTGCATGTGGCCGCCGCAACGCGCAAAACCCTGTCGCTCTAATATTGTTGCCATCGGAGGAACTCTGCAAGCAGACGGTGGAGGTCGCTAATGCGCTGACAAGATATGTGAAACCGCGAATTATAGTGAATGATTTAACCTCACGTGTATCCACCGCAAATGCGTTGCGCCTCACCGCTGCACCAATACTTGTTAGCACCGCTGCCTCGCTGGGCAAACTGTGCCGCAATGGTTCTGTTACCTCAGATGACATGAAGCCGCTGCGTTGCGTTGTGATTGACGAGGCCGACCTGATCATGTCGATTGCGGAGGGCTCACTACGAGCAGTGCAATCAGTGCTACCAACGTCTGCGCAGACAATCTTGGCTTCCGCCACGTTAACGGATGGTGTCGCTCAGATTAAGGGCCAGCTACTTCATAATCCAATAACGGTATCACTTAAGCCAGATGACGGGGAGAAGGAACCGACAGGTTGTGAAGGGCCAGTGGGGGCAGAGGACGTTGTGTTGGAGTCACGTGTGACGGTTCGCGGTGGTGCAGCAGCCGCTGGTACGTTGCGCCATTACTACTTGGTGTCAACTGATGAGTGCCATCATCACACCCTGTTGTATGCACTTTACCGTCTAGGGCACATTAAGGGTAAGACCCTTGTCTTCGTGAACTCTGAGGATACAACATACAAGTTGCATAATTTCCTTGCGCAGTTGGGCATCAACGCTCTCGTATATGACAGCAACTTACCGATGAATGTTCGTGTGGATGCGCTTCGCCGCTTTCAAACTGGGAAGGTTGGCACACTTGTGTGTACAGATGGGACGCTTGAAAGCTTGGACCGCATGCGGGGTGCAACTGACGGTGATGAGGAGACGACTACCTCTACTCCAAGGTCTAATTCAcggggaaagaggaagtcTCTCGCTGCGGGTGGTGATGAGGGTGGTAGTGCATTGCATCGTGGTATTGATTTCTCTGATGTGAGCAATGTTATTCTCTTTGATGGTGTTACCAATGCCACAACCTCGGACTTCTCCCGTTACACGCACCGTGTGGGGCGTGCTGGGCGCGGAAACAAAGATGGAGTGGCCATCACATTTTTAACCCTTCATCAAGCGAGGAAGGTGAAGCAGCAACTACGTGACTACCTGGGGGGTACATTCCAATCTTTCGCTCCTTTCAAGCAGCTGGATCGACATGCGGCGTCACGATTGCAGTACCGCGTGGACAATGTGTTGGCATCGATCACCCGCTCCTCTACTCGCCGTCAGCGCGTTGCAGCCGTCGCGGCGGAGCTTACGCGTAGTGCGCACCTCATGAGCCATATGGGTGATAAAGACAGTGGCGTCCTCAAGCGTATTCTCTCACGCTCCAAGGGAGATACAAAGTGCGACCAAACAGTGGTGGATGTGCCGGAATATATGCGTATTAAAGGAGCTGACTCTGCGGAGAGTTACCGTAGGCGGGTGCGCGCACCAAAAAAACATACGACAGCGGTTGCCAAACGGTCAGCCCAAAAAAGGTCTCGTGACCCACTTGGTAGTTTGACGAGTTCGTTGAAGCGGCGCAAGTTGTAA
- a CDS encoding protein phosphotase, putative has protein sequence MDLNTVDERYVFVTPGTTIRVGWDENCDVVLPALGPCLFNGRCITTRRGCDVLVSCTTEGDLLLALTGNGIRVIINGVQIKPSFAPRKLPPGAVVSFNKLSREFSFIFVARDLRAAKADVKHVPPPENSAADIARLEEFLLTLNPQPLLSHAQFDPESASLRSQHFVTLVDSETITHQKVSTDETLPSTLTVTEVAPTEEELVADARTSAQSLTSQSVSLHNYVRRFSTSGGFTSLYYNEEAEFLQPHPTPYRQQGLLNNVGASPHIISSVVVELWGRRVALRNVADFCDSNVDQPQINLTGDAEDLNGAETNPYITFHGVKKMGGRQQRCMDKEIRSAAENVLEYLNDAYESDDDNFIELPQQTKDKIFEYFLLLATHMMKAVKAMPVALRLTSPVVCCGDVHGSFSDLKQIFDNVVPFKHWSLMTRPVLFLGDYVDRGPHDVEVMLFLFAWCTLCPENVFLLRGNHEDDRVNGDTELYGETSFLVKCLTFFGEEKGSIFWRRVNDVFAVLPLVAIIDDTTFVCHGGIPRLRGRQLVQAGTTMGDNEDGGNAAAPFPEWKLWQEHGAENGNSSYSCDGLSSTNDAIAQVEDDIPGEDLMQELLESVPGGPGDVRFYSVMPDDNDDCLTAKRRRIARELLWNDPCTTPSLRKRHSLPQGVSDMMGSFTDEESGNMAAVMPLPQRNGFNSQGFRCNHARGCSVDTFHEFNSFALDNFLQRWGFTLVIRAHEQKDAGLEVGLAQRVLTLFSCSNYTGGDNNGGACVIVGGEVRPVSWRRPCPVLGRSPSADDPDIWKMKRLREEVGRNNSCSSYLHFPGPQIVPSYVGKPVVNLD, from the coding sequence ATGGATTTAAACACAGTCGACGAGAGGTATGTATTTGTCACACCAGGCACAACCATACGCGTCGGTTGGGATGAGAACTGCGATGTCGTTCTACCCGCACTGGGACCCTGTTTATTTAACGGCCGTTGCATTACTACTCGAAGGGGTTGTGATGTCCTCGTCTCGTGCACGACCGAAGGTGACCTTCTGTTGGCGCTTACGGGTAATGGCATCCGCGTGATAATCAACGGCGTTCAGATAAAGCCGTCGTTTGCTCCCAGGAAGCTACCGCCGGGGGCCGTTGTTTCATTCAACAAACTCTCTCGggagttttcttttatcttcgTTGCACGCGACTTGCGTGCGGCTAAGGCGGATGTGAAGCATGTGCCTCCGCCAGAAAATTCCGCTGCCGATATTGCGCGCTTGGAGGAGTTTTTGTTAACCCTTAATCCGCAACCTCTTTTGTCCCACGCGCAGTTTGATCCGGAAAGTGCCTCGTTGCGGTCGCAGCACTTCGTGACTCTGGTTGATTCAGAGACCATTACGCACCAAAAGGTGAGCACAGATGAAACCTTACCGTCAACCCTAACCGTGACAGAGGTGGCGCCCACGGAAGAAGAGCTTGTCGCTGACGCGCGCACCAGTGCTCAAAGCCTAACAAGTCAAAGTGTGTCGCTGCATAATTATGTGAGGCGCTTTTCCACTAGCGGTGGGTTCACAAGCCTCTACTACAATGAGGAAGCAGAATTTTTGCAACCCCATCCAACTCCGTATCGTCAACAAGGTTTGTTGAACAACGTTGGAGCATCCCCGCACATTATTTCGTCTGTCGTTGTTGAACTTTGGGGTCGACGTGTGGCACTGCGCAACGTCGCTGATTTTTGCGATTCGAACGTGGACCAGCCTCAGATAAATCTAACAGGCGATGCGGAAGATCTCAATGGTGCCGAAACAAATCCATACATAACGTTTCATGGTGTAAAGAAAATGGGAGGAAGGCAACAACGATGCATGGATAAGGAGATCCGTTCTGCCGCAGAAAACGTTTTGGAGTATCTCAACGATGCTTATGAGAGTGACGACGACAACTTTATCGAACTTCCtcagcaaacaaaagataaGATTTTTGAATATTTCCTGCTTCTGGCAACTCACATGATGAAAGCAGTAAAAGCGATGCCCGTAGCGCTACGACTTACCTCTCCTGTTGTATGCTGTGGTGACGTGCACGGTAGTTTTTCTGATCTCAAACAAATCTTTGATAACGTTGTCCCCTTCAAACACTGGTCGCTTATGACGAGGCCGGTGTTATTCCTTGGAGATTACGTGGATCGGGGCCCACATGATGTTGAGGtaatgctttttttgttcgcatGGTGCACTTTGTGTCCCGAAAACGTGTTTTTGCTTCGAGGTAATCATGAGGATGACCGGGTGAATGGTGATACGGAGCTCTATGGCGAAACGTCATTCCTGGTTAAGTGTTTGACCTTTTTCGGTGAGGAGAAAGGTAGCATATTTTGGAGACGCGTTAACGATGTTTTTGCAGTGCTTCCCCTAGTGGCCATAATTGATGACACGACTTTTGTGTGCCATGGTGGTATTCCGCGACTTCGTGGGAGACAGCTCGTGCAAGCTGGCACCACGATGGGCGACAATGAAGATGGAGGGAACGCAGCAGCTCCATTTCCGGAATGGAAACTTTGGCAAGAACACGGTGCAGAGAATGGTAACTCGTCGTACAGTTGCGATGGGCTTTCCTCTACCAATGATGCGATTGCACAAGTTGAAGATGATATCCCTGGGGAGGATTTGATGCAAGAGCTTTTGGAGAGTGTACCTGGTGGCCCGGGTGATGTTCGTTTTTACAGTGTTATGCCAGATGATAACGATGACTGCCTGACTGCTAAGCGCCGGCGCATTGCTCGTGAGTTACTTTGGAACGATCCGTGTACGACCCCATCGTTGCGTAAGAGACACTCGCTTCCACAAGGTGTGTCGGATATGATGGGATCTTTTACAGACGAGGAAAGTGGTAATATGGCTGCAGTAATGCCGCTGCCGCAGCGAAATGGTTTCAATTCTCAAGGTTTCCGCTGCAACCACGCGCGCGGTTGTTCGGTAGATACTTTCCATGAGTTCAATTCGTTTGCACTTGATAACTTTCTGCAGCGGTGGGGGTTCACATTGGTGATACGTGCGCACGAGCAGAAGGATGCTGGGTTGGAGGTGGGGCTCGCTCAGCGTGTCCTCACACTCTTCTCCTGTAGTAATTACACTGGTGGCGACAATAATGGTGGGGCTTGTGTTATTGTCGGTGGTGAAGTGCGTCCCGTGTCATGGCGTCGCCCTTGTCCCGTGCTGGGCAGGAGTCCCTCAGCAGATGATCCCGATATTTGGAAAATGAAGCGCTTGAGGGAGGAGGTTGGCCGCAACAATTCGTGCAGCTCTTATCTGCATTTCCCCGGGCCTCAAATCGTGCCGTCTTATGTCGGTAAACCTGTGGTTAACCTTGATTGA
- a CDS encoding dynein intermediate chain, putative (similar to SP:Q16959: Dynein intermediate chain 2, ciliary. {Anthocidaris crassispina;}), with amino-acid sequence MDTNARRASGGSAASVDAAPVAAAPPEDDRDAVIERILKATDPVVMSTPVYFDYRKDARTYRFFPSVGQTARHFSVDGGSVLKDDPEAIQQREDRQRREHDTELAARAELNPDLVDKGVSTSILKNQFNYSDRGSQTMNNAMVERCVLTDPPPSATFSAMATAWEIYDAYEEDRIQTEKSAAAVQKKTTSHRPTKEDKLSSTADESGGAKTAEEVLSSAAYKHSLKIIERMVNQNDCHDIIEDFKYWEDESDLYKEDGNLLPLWQFFTNKVKHRAVTSIALNNRYKDLFAVGFGSYDFQRQGKGAIHCFTLKNTVPTVPNSPLPAHPEMSFTVSSGVMCLSFHPVETSLLACGLYDGSVCVFDLRMHDKPKEEAKQICQATVRSGKHTEPVWEVQWCRSTVDLRFYSISTDGRITSWSLQKKELIFKDVMKTTTGACVFDPESLVLSRLSGTCFDFSNAYENLFIVGTQEGALMLCSKGYNGQCLERYEGHTMPVYTARWNPFHPDVFLTCSADWTVKLWLRSSTKPLLTFDAGDSVGDVAWAPYSSTVFSAVTSNGKVMVFDLNKNKREPLCSQTVVKNAKLTHVVFHKQDPVVLVGDSRGSVLILKLSPNLRTLCKPKKGEPEDPQHMRQMEVDKLNRLIDITLKDRILLGQA; translated from the coding sequence ATGGATACCAATGCACGCCGAGCAAGCGGTGGGAGTGCTGCTTCCGTAGATGCGGCTCCAGTAGCTGCTGCTCCCCCAGAGGATGACCGCGACGCAGTGATTGAGCGCATTTTAAAAGCTACTGATCCTGTTGTCATGTCCACACCAGTGTACTTTGACTACAGAAAGGATGCCCGCACTTATCGCTTCTTTCCGAGTGTTGGCCAAACTGCCAGGCACTTTTCCGTTGATGGCGGCTCCGTACTGAAGGATGATCCCGAAGCGATACAACAACGTGAGGACCGGCAACGCCGTGAGCACGACACAGAGCTCGCTGCCCGTGCGGAGTTGAATCCGGACCTGGTCGATAAGGGTGTTTCTACGAGTATTTTGAAGAATCAGTTTAACTACAGCGATCGTGGGAGTCAAACAATGAATAATGCGATGGTGGAGCGATGCGTGCTGACTGACCCGCCGCCGTCAGCAACCTTCAGTGCTATGGCAACGGCGTGGGAGATATACGATGCCTACGAGGAGGATCGGATCCAGACCGAAAAGTCTGCTGCGGCGGTTCAGAAAAAGACCACTAGTCATCGCCCAACTAAGGAAGATAAACTCAGCAGCACTGCCGATGAATCAGGTGGTGCTAAGACAGCTGAAGAGGTGCTCAGTTCGGCTGCGTACAAGCACTCCCTCAAGATCATCGAGCGCATGGTGAATCAGAATGACTGCCATGATATTATTGAAGACTTCAAGTACTGGGAAGATGAGAGTGACCTTTACAAGGAGGATGGTAACCTACTGCCCTTATGGCAATTCTTCACCAACAAGGTGAAACATCGTGCGGTAACCAGCATTGCCCTTAACAATCGTTACAAGGACCTGTTCGCTGTAGGCTTTGGTAGCTACGACTTCCAGCGACAAGGAAAAGGTGCGATTCATTGTTTCACGCTGAAGAACACGGTTCCCACTGTCCCCAATTCTCCACTTCCTGCTCATCCAGAGATGTCCTTCACTGTTTCAAGTGGTGTTATGTGCCTGTCGTTTCACCCAGTGGAGACATCTTTGCTTGCCTGTGGGCTCTATGACGGGTCGGTCTGCGTATTTGACTTGCGCATGCATGATAAACCAAAGGAGGAAGCCAAACAGATTTGTCAGGCAACCGTAAGATCGGGGAAACACACTGAACCGGTATGGGAAGTGCAGTGGTGTCGCAGCACTGTAGACCTTCGCTTCTATTCCATCAGTACAGACGGCCGCATCACCAGTTGGTCACTGCAGAAGAAAGAATTGATTTTCAAGGATgtaatgaaaacaacaacgggcGCATGTGTCTTCGATCCTGAATCACTGGTACTTAGTCGCCTTAGTGGAACCTGCTTTGACTTCTCCAATGCGTACGAAAACCTTTTTATTGTGGGTACGCAGGAGGGCGCTCTGATGCTCTGCAGCAAAGGGTACAATGGTCAGTGCCTAGAGAGATATGAGGGTCACACCATGCCCGTGTACACTGCACGCTGGAATCCGTTCCATCCCGATGTCTTCCTCACGTGTTCTGCCGATTGGACCGTGAAATTGTGGTTGAGGAGTTCGACAAAACCGCTGTTAACATTTGATGCGGGTGATTCTGTTGGTGACGTCGCGTGGGCGCCGTATAGTTCTACTGTCTTTTCGGCTGTAACGTCCAACGGTAAAGTGATGGTCTTTGACTTAAATAAGAATAAGCGCGAGCCACTTTGCTCTCAAACGGTTGTAAAGAATGCCAAACTCACCCATGTTGTCTTCCACAAGCAAGATCCGGTTGTGCTGGTAGGAGATTCACGTGGCTCAGTACTTATTCTTAAATTGTCCCCCAACCTCCGTACTCTGTGTAAACCGAAGAAAGGTGAACCAGAGGACCCGCAGCATATGCGCCAGATGGAGGTAGACAAACTGAACCGCCTAATAGATATCACCTTGAAGGATAGAATTCTCCTGGGGCAGGCGTGA